The genomic stretch CTCAGGCGGCAACTCACTTGTAGCCGTTCTTATCCTTGAGATGCCCATCTCCCTTCCGCGAGGGCTGTTTTCGCTATAATCTCGCGTTCTGTCATTCGGAGTTTTGATTCCATGGGCTTTCTCGCCGGTAAACGGATCCTCATCACCGGGCTGCTTAGCAACCGTTCGATTGCTTACGGTATTGCCAAGGCCATGCATCGCGAAGGCGCACAACTCGCGTTCACCTACGTGAATGACCGTTTTCAGGACCGTGTCGCCAAACTCGCCGCAGATTTCGACAGCACGATGCTGTTTCCCTGTGATGTTCAGGACGACGAGCAGATCAATGATCTGTTCGTGCAACTGGGTGCGCAGTGGGACGGACTCGACGGGCTGGTGCACTCGATCGCCTTCGCGCCGAGCGATGCGCTCGAAGGTGACTTCCTCGACGGATTTACGCGCGAAGGCTTCCGCCTGTCGCAGGAAGTCAGCGCCTACAGCTTCCCCGCGCTGGCCAAGGCTGCGCGCCCGCTGATGAAGGGGCGTAATGGTGCCCTGCTCACGCTGTCCTATCTGGGCGCGGTTCGCACCATGCCGAACTACAACATCATGGGCCTTGCGAAAGCCAGTCTCGAAGCATCCGTGCGCTACATGGCGGTCTGCCTCGGACCTGAAGGCACGCGCGTGAATGGCATTTCGGCTGGTCCGATCAAGACGCTTGCGGCGTCGGGCATCGGCAGCTTCGGCAAGTTGTTGTCGTTCAACGAACACAACGCCCCGCTTCGTCGCAACGTGACCATCGAAGAAGTCGGCAACGCCGCGGCCTTCCTGTGTTCCGATCTGGCGAGCGGCATGACCGGCGAAATCATGTATGTGGACGCGGGGTTCAACACCACCGCCCTCGGCAACGCCGACCCGATGTAACACCGGGTGTGTGTCCGGTGCCAAGGCCCGGACACACACTCGCGCAATCGCGTTAAAAAGCCCGGTCGCAAATGCGCCGGGCTTTTTTTGTCTGCGCTCGATGCGCCACAGCCTGCCCCGTGCGCCCCTGGAATCACTTCGCGCTCGATGCCATCTCATCGCTGTGCGCGTCATCGTCCGTCCTGGCGAGACGCCGGCCGACTTCCACCACACCAGTCTCGCCCGGCCCTGAAACGAACAAGGGGCCAAGCGCCGGCAAGCGCTCAGCCCCCTGAAGGGACGATCCTTTGTATGGGCGGCAACTCACGCAGCCCCACGCCCCGACACCCGCGCCACTGAGCTGCGGGTACCGACGCGCCCGTTAGTTGGTCTGCACGGCTGGCAGATTGATTGCAACCTTGTAGCGCTGACGAAGCTCGGCAACCAGGCCGGCAAAATCACGTTCGGCAAGTACGCGCGAATACTGGCTCACCACAGCCGCAATCCGGGGGTCATCAGCCGCAAGCGTCGGCCGGTTGATCGAATCGATACGGTAAATCGAGTAGCCCTCGCCAAACTGGGCGACACCCGCATACGCCGGCAGCTTCGCGCTCGAGGCGGAAAACACCGCCTGCATTGCATTGCCAGGCAGCGCAGGAGCGCCGCGCTGCAGCTTGCGTGCGGCGATCCAGTCACCCTCGACCGACTCGCCCTTCTGCAGCGCCGCCAACGCGGCAGCACCGCGCTCGGCAGCCAGACGGCCCGCCTCTTCGGCAAGCAGCTGCTTCTCGATCGCGGACTTCACTTCATCCAGCGGCGGGCGCTGAGCGGCTTCGTAATCCGTGACACGGGCGGAGATCAGGGTATTGCCACCCACTTCGATCGCCTGCGTGTTGCGGTGATGCTTGACCGCGTCATCGGCAAACACGGCGTCGATCAGCTTTGCGTTACTGTACGGGCCCAGCGCTTGCGCATCACGGGGCACCCAGTCGGTCTTCTGAATCGGCAGCTTGAGCAGCTCGGCGACCGGCTTGAGGCTGTCAGCCTGCTCGTAGACCGTGTTCGAAAACTGCTCGGCCAGCTCCGCAAAACGGCGCCCAGCTGCCTGCTTGCTCAGCTCGGCCCGGAGCTCTTCGCGCACAGCGTCGAGCGGACGAGTGGTCGCCGCACGAATATCGCTGACCTGGATGATGTGAAAGCCGAAGTCGGAACGAACCACGTCGCCGATTTCACCCTTTGCCTGCGAGAAAGCGGCATCCTCGAAGGCCTGAACCATCATCCCGCGACCAAAGAAGCCCAGGTCGCCACCGCGCGACGACGAACCCGGATCCTGCGAAAACTCCGCCGCCAGTGCTTCGAATTGCTTCGGGTCCTTCTTCAGTCGGGCATGGATATCTTCAGCCTGGGCACGCGCCTTCTTCACTGTCTCTTCGTCGGCATCGGCCGCAACCTGAATCAGGATATGCCGTGCCTGACGCTCTTCCGGCTGACCGAAACGGCCGCGATTACCTTCGTAGAACGCCTTGATCTCTTCGTCGCTCACGCTGACCTGCTGCTGCAGTGCGGCTTCATCGAACACCACGTACTCGACCTTCACGCGGGCCGGGCGCTCGAAACTCGCGCCGTTGGCATCGTAGTATTTCTGCACCGCTTCATCGGTCAGCTTCACTTCGCTCGCAAAGCGGCTGACCGGGAACTTCAGCTCGCTGACTTCGCGCTCTTCAAGCTGCGCCGAGAGGAAGCGGGACGCCGAAGCGACGGCCGCGAACGAACCCTCACCCACAGGCAGGGCCAGTTGCTGAACGCGGACGTCCTGGGCCAGACGGGCTTCGAACATCGCGGGGGTCATCCCCTGTGCGCGCAACAGCGCCTCGTAACGCTCGAGCGAGAAGCGTCCGTCCTGCTGAAACGAAGGCACCTCGGAGATGGTCTGCTGCAACTGTGCTGGCGTCACCACCATGCGGTTCTCTGCCGCATAAAGGGCAAGCACCCGACGATTGACCAGGTTCTCGATCACGGCACGACGCAGCGCCTCGGATTCGAGCAGGCTGCGATCCACCGGACCATCCGAGGAATTGCGCAGGCGATCCTGCTGCTCGCGCAGCGCCTGGTCGAACTCCACCGCCATGATCGGCGAGCCACCGACTGATGCAACCTCGCCCCCGCCGGGTCCGTCCGTAAAGTACGAATCCAGGCCGAAAAAGGCGAAGGGAACGATAAGAAGGGCCAGAATGACCTGTGCGACGCGTGGGTTAGTGCGGACAGCCTCGAACATCTCGATTTCCGTGAAAACAAAAAAATTGGGTTGGCCAAAACCGGTAAGGCTTGCGCCAGAGGCGGGAGTGTAGCGCATCCTGGCCGATGGCTGACTGCGTGACAGCGGCCAGCCGCACTCACTCGAGGCCCGGCAGACGAAAATTGCTGTTGCGACCGGGTCGTGCTGGATGCTATCTTCCGCCACGTTGCGCGGGAGAGCACTCTCCCGTAGAGAGTCGCCGAAGGCGTAACCCCCCGGAATCGCTCAGGCAAAAGGACCGCGCACAGCATTGAAATTCTGGAGAGCGATGTGAGTTCGGGCGAATCCCGACTTGCACATCCACCGAAGGGGCACCCGGCACACCGTGCTGGAATCTCTCAGGTACAAGGGACAGATGGGGCGAACAGGCATCATGCCGGCTTCGCCCCTTTTTCGTTCACTTGCCCGGAGCCTCCATGAACGCACCCGTCAGACAGACCCCTCTTCACGCCACCCACGTCGCCGCAGGCGCACGCATGGTCGACTTTGCCGGCTGGGACATGCCGGTCAACTACGGCTCCCAGATCGAAGAGCACCATGCAGTCCGCCGCGACGCCGGCATGTTCGACGTTTCGCACATGCTGTCGCTCGATCTCGACGGTGCCGACGCCACCCCGTATCTGCGCGGCCTGCTCGCCAACGACGTGGCCAAGCTCAAGGAGCCGGGCAAGGCACTGTACTCGTGCATGCTCAATGAAAACGGTGGCGTGATCGACGACCTGATCGTCTATCGCCTGTCCGACACCACCTACCGCATCGTGGTCAATGCCGGTACCGCCGACAAGGACGTGGCCTGGATGCGCAAGCAGATTGCAACGACCGGCGCCAACGTCAGCCTCAATGCCCGCCGCGATCTGGCCATGATCGCAGTGCAGGGCCCGAACGCCCGCGAGAAGACCTGGCAGGCCCTGCCTGCGTTGCGTGCCGCGAGCGAGCCGCTCAAACCCTTCTCGGGCGCAGCCATCGGCGACATCTTTGTCGGGCGCACCGGCTACACCGGCGAAGACGGCTTCGAGATCGCACTGCCTGCCGACCAGGCCGCCGCAGCCTGGGTCGCCCTGACCGCGGCGGGCGTTGCCCCCTGCGGGCTGGGTGCGCGCGACACGCTGCGCCTCGAAGCGGGCATGAACCTCTACGGCCAGGACATGGACGAAGAGGTATCGCCCTTGAACGCAGGCCTGAGCTGGACCGTCGACTTCAAGGACGAATCGCGCAACTTCGTCGGCAAGGCAGCACTCGTCGCCGAGCCTGCCAGCCGTCGCGTGCTGGGCCTCATTCTTGAGGACAAGGGTGTGCTGCGCTCACACATGAAAGTCATGACGCCGTCCGGCGAAGGCGAAACCACAAGCGGCAGCTTCTCGCCGACGCTGGAAAAGTCGATTGCCTTCGCGCGTCTGCCGCTCGAAGTCGAAGCCGGCGATACGGTCGAAGTCGAAATTCGCGGCAAGCTGCTCAAGGCCCGTGCAGTGCGCCTGCCCTTCGCCCGCAACGGCAAGGCCGTCGCCTGATTTACGATTGCTGACCGGCCAGGTGCCGGCCAGCCACTCTCGCCATCATTCCGCAGTCCCTCGTTTCCGCCATTTCTTTTCGCATCGCGAACACATCCTGGAGATTTCCATGAGCAACGTCCCCGCCGAACTCAAGTACACCACCTCCCACGAATGGGTCCGCGTCGAAGCCGACGGCAGCCTGACCATCGGCGTCACCGACCACGCGCAGGAAGCGCTGGGCGACGTAGTCTTCCTCGAGTTGCCCGAAGCCGGTCGCCAGCTTGCAGCCAAGGAAGCCTGCGCAGTGATCGAGTCGGTCAAGGCCGCCTCCGACATCTACGCACCGGTCGCCGGTGAGGTCATCGCGGCCAACCAGGACGTTGCCGATGCCCCCGAGGGCGTCAATGCCGACGCTTACGGTGCCTGGCTGTTCAAGCTCAAGCCCGCCAATGCGGCCGATGTTGACGGCCTGCTCGACGCTGCCGGCTACACCGCCGAAACCGCTCAGTAAGACGCCTCGGCAGACACCTTACGGTGTCTGCCAGCCGCTCCGCACCACATTGCCAGCCGTATCCGACATGACCGACACCCTCCTCTCCGCCCCGCTTGCGCAGCTTGAGCAGCGCGATGCCTTCATCCATCGTCACATCGGCCCCAACGCCGACGAGATCTCTCAGATGTGTGCAGCCATCGGCGTCGCCGACGTCGATGCCCTCATCGACCAGACGGTTCCGGCCGCCATCCGTCTCAAGGTACCGCTGCCGCTGGCCGAGCCCCAGCCCGAGCATGTCGCGCTGGCAGTCCTGCGCAAGCTCGCGGAGAAAAACGTCGTCAAGCGTTCGATGATCGGCG from Parazoarcus communis encodes the following:
- the fabI gene encoding enoyl-ACP reductase FabI, whose translation is MGFLAGKRILITGLLSNRSIAYGIAKAMHREGAQLAFTYVNDRFQDRVAKLAADFDSTMLFPCDVQDDEQINDLFVQLGAQWDGLDGLVHSIAFAPSDALEGDFLDGFTREGFRLSQEVSAYSFPALAKAARPLMKGRNGALLTLSYLGAVRTMPNYNIMGLAKASLEASVRYMAVCLGPEGTRVNGISAGPIKTLAASGIGSFGKLLSFNEHNAPLRRNVTIEEVGNAAAFLCSDLASGMTGEIMYVDAGFNTTALGNADPM
- a CDS encoding SurA N-terminal domain-containing protein, producing MFEAVRTNPRVAQVILALLIVPFAFFGLDSYFTDGPGGGEVASVGGSPIMAVEFDQALREQQDRLRNSSDGPVDRSLLESEALRRAVIENLVNRRVLALYAAENRMVVTPAQLQQTISEVPSFQQDGRFSLERYEALLRAQGMTPAMFEARLAQDVRVQQLALPVGEGSFAAVASASRFLSAQLEEREVSELKFPVSRFASEVKLTDEAVQKYYDANGASFERPARVKVEYVVFDEAALQQQVSVSDEEIKAFYEGNRGRFGQPEERQARHILIQVAADADEETVKKARAQAEDIHARLKKDPKQFEALAAEFSQDPGSSSRGGDLGFFGRGMMVQAFEDAAFSQAKGEIGDVVRSDFGFHIIQVSDIRAATTRPLDAVREELRAELSKQAAGRRFAELAEQFSNTVYEQADSLKPVAELLKLPIQKTDWVPRDAQALGPYSNAKLIDAVFADDAVKHHRNTQAIEVGGNTLISARVTDYEAAQRPPLDEVKSAIEKQLLAEEAGRLAAERGAAALAALQKGESVEGDWIAARKLQRGAPALPGNAMQAVFSASSAKLPAYAGVAQFGEGYSIYRIDSINRPTLAADDPRIAAVVSQYSRVLAERDFAGLVAELRQRYKVAINLPAVQTN
- the gcvT gene encoding glycine cleavage system aminomethyltransferase GcvT is translated as MNAPVRQTPLHATHVAAGARMVDFAGWDMPVNYGSQIEEHHAVRRDAGMFDVSHMLSLDLDGADATPYLRGLLANDVAKLKEPGKALYSCMLNENGGVIDDLIVYRLSDTTYRIVVNAGTADKDVAWMRKQIATTGANVSLNARRDLAMIAVQGPNAREKTWQALPALRAASEPLKPFSGAAIGDIFVGRTGYTGEDGFEIALPADQAAAAWVALTAAGVAPCGLGARDTLRLEAGMNLYGQDMDEEVSPLNAGLSWTVDFKDESRNFVGKAALVAEPASRRVLGLILEDKGVLRSHMKVMTPSGEGETTSGSFSPTLEKSIAFARLPLEVEAGDTVEVEIRGKLLKARAVRLPFARNGKAVA
- the gcvH gene encoding glycine cleavage system protein GcvH — encoded protein: MSNVPAELKYTTSHEWVRVEADGSLTIGVTDHAQEALGDVVFLELPEAGRQLAAKEACAVIESVKAASDIYAPVAGEVIAANQDVADAPEGVNADAYGAWLFKLKPANAADVDGLLDAAGYTAETAQ